A DNA window from Nerophis lumbriciformis linkage group LG33, RoL_Nlum_v2.1, whole genome shotgun sequence contains the following coding sequences:
- the mier3b gene encoding mesoderm induction early response protein 3 isoform X5 — protein sequence MLVHEYDDERTLEEEESLEGGGNIRSEIADLEKEGNMPLEELLAMYRYEASAGSSIDSSSGDLTDELPDMTLDKEEIAKDLLSGDYEEETQSSADDLTPSVTSHETTDFFPRTLRSNAISDGDKDSECDDDGPSPEDSRKEIMVGAEYQAEVPSTVCYYTEGQKVYEDDDELMWSPGALPESKVKCFLTDVLSRTSGEKTGFDKLGMHVRDNEQALCELVRCNYNTHEALEQYCSHLKSSKEKSPPWSEEECKNFEHALQMYDKNFHLIQKHKVSTRTVAECVAFYYMWKKSERFDFFVQQNRFGKKKYSSYPGVTDLMDRLVDEAEGLAVDSSSSVCSGGGGGGRLEATTEQQLSLLNSITASDLTALSNGVATVCSPAEVLESYTFPPLESLHRASLSHDEPLGFPSNGADSDCLNMLDAGFYHSDLGQLGGVCVNKDCERPSKRLKMALPDSFIGDVSVSNLGVDFEARRTPSHHHRITSAKMAVSVTDFGSLAAGGEPNGFLGAHARHHTQHAAALQSE from the exons ATGCTAGTCCATGAGTACGATGATGAGAGGACTCTGGAGGAGGAAGAGTCTCTTGAAGGAGGGGGGAATATCAGATCTGAGATTGCAGATCTGGAGAAG GAGGGTAATATGCCTTTGGAGGAGCTGTTGGCCATGTACCGCTACGAGGCGTCAGCTGGGTCCAGTATAGACAGCTCCTCTGGAGACCTCACAGACGAGCTGCCCGACATGACTTTAGACAAG GAGGAAATTGCTAAAGACTTGTTGTCTGGTGATTACGAGGAGGAGACACAGTCTTCGGCTGATGATCTCACCCCCTCGGTCACCTCCCATGAAACCACCGATTTCTTCCCTCGGACTCTTCGAT CCAATGCAATCTCTGATGGGGATAAAGATTCAGAGTGTGACGACGATGGCCCAAGTCCAGAAGACTCCAGAAAG GAAATAATGGTGGGAGCAGAGTACCAAGCAGAGGTTCCTTCCACTGTCTGCTACTACACAGAAGGACAGAAAG tgtatgaagatgatgatgagttAATGTGGAGTCCAGGTGCATTGCCTGAGAGCAAGGTCAAGTGTTTCCTAACTGATGTGCTGTCTCGAACGAGCGGCGAAAAGACGGGATTTGACAAACTGGGCATGCATGTGCGAGACAATGAGCAG GCTTTGTGTGAACTTGTTAGGTGCAACTACAACACCCACGAGGCACTCGAGCAATACTGTAGCCACCTAAAGTCCTCGAAAG AAAAATCACCGCCATGGTCGGAGGAGGAGtgcaagaactttgaacatgcacTGCAGATGTACGACAAGAACTTTCACCTCATACAGAAACACAAA GTCTCAACGCGGACAGTAGCAGAATGTGTGGCGTTTTACTACATGTGGAAGAAGTCTGAGCGCTTTGACTTCTTTGTGCAGCAGAATCGCTTTGGGAAGAAAAAGTACAGCAGCTACCCTGGTGTAAC GGACCTGATGGACAGGCTTGTGGATGAAGCGGAGGGCCTGGCCGTTGACAGCTCGTCCTCTGTCTGCTCGGGAGGCGGCGGAGGAGGGAGGCTGGAAGCGACGACGGAACAGCAGCTCAGCCTGCTCAACTCCATCACTGCCAGCGATCTCAcag CGCTGAGCAACGGCGTGGCGACCGTGTGCAGCCCAGCAGAGGTGTTGGAGTCGTACACCTTCCCCCCCCTGGAGTCTCTCCACCGCGCCTCCCTCAGCCACGACGAGCCGCTCGGCTTCCCTTCCAACGGCGCCGACTCCGACTGTCTCAACATGCTGGACGCCGGCTTCTACCACTCGGACCTGGGCCAGCTGGGCGGCGTGTGCGTCAACAAAGACTGCGAGCGTCCCTCCAAGAGACTCAAGATGGCGCTGCCGGACTCCTTTATCGGCGACGTCTCCGTAAGCAACCTCGGCGTGGACTTTGAAGCCCGCCGGACGCCGTCGCACCACCACCGCATAACCTCCGCCAAAATGGCCGTGTCGGTAACGGACTTCGGGAGCTTGGCGGCCGGCGGCGAGCCCAACGGCTTCTTGGGGGCGCACGCACGCCATCACACGCAGCACGCTGCAGCACTTCAGTCAGAGTGA
- the mier3b gene encoding mesoderm induction early response protein 3 isoform X4 yields MKKACLGSSSPVGSLSSEDHDFDPTAEMLVHEYDDERTLEEEESLEGGGNIRSEIADLEKEGNMPLEELLAMYRYEASAGSSIDSSSGDLTDELPDMTLDKEEIAKDLLSGDYEEETQSSADDLTPSVTSHETTDFFPRTLRSNAISDGDKDSECDDDGPSPEDSRKEIMVGAEYQAEVPSTVCYYTEGQKVYEDDDELMWSPGALPESKVKCFLTDVLSRTSGEKTGFDKLGMHVRDNEQALCELVRCNYNTHEALEQYCSHLKSSKEKSPPWSEEECKNFEHALQMYDKNFHLIQKHKVSTRTVAECVAFYYMWKKSERFDFFVQQNRFGKKKYSSYPGVTDLMDRLVDEAEGLAVDSSSSVCSGGGGGGRLEATTEQQLSLLNSITASDLTALSNGVATVCSPAEVLESYTFPPLESLHRASLSHDEPLGFPSNGADSDCLNMLDAGFYHSDLGQLGGVCVNKDCERPSKRLKMALPDSFIGDVSVSNLGVDFEARRTPSHHHRITSAKMAVSVTDFGSLAAGGEPNGFLGAHARHHTQHAAALQSE; encoded by the exons GCTTGCCTTGGGAGTTCAAGTCCAG TTGGCTCTTTGTCGTCAGAAGATCATGACTTTGACCCAACTGCAGAAATGCTAGTCCATGAGTACGATGATGAGAGGACTCTGGAGGAGGAAGAGTCTCTTGAAGGAGGGGGGAATATCAGATCTGAGATTGCAGATCTGGAGAAG GAGGGTAATATGCCTTTGGAGGAGCTGTTGGCCATGTACCGCTACGAGGCGTCAGCTGGGTCCAGTATAGACAGCTCCTCTGGAGACCTCACAGACGAGCTGCCCGACATGACTTTAGACAAG GAGGAAATTGCTAAAGACTTGTTGTCTGGTGATTACGAGGAGGAGACACAGTCTTCGGCTGATGATCTCACCCCCTCGGTCACCTCCCATGAAACCACCGATTTCTTCCCTCGGACTCTTCGAT CCAATGCAATCTCTGATGGGGATAAAGATTCAGAGTGTGACGACGATGGCCCAAGTCCAGAAGACTCCAGAAAG GAAATAATGGTGGGAGCAGAGTACCAAGCAGAGGTTCCTTCCACTGTCTGCTACTACACAGAAGGACAGAAAG tgtatgaagatgatgatgagttAATGTGGAGTCCAGGTGCATTGCCTGAGAGCAAGGTCAAGTGTTTCCTAACTGATGTGCTGTCTCGAACGAGCGGCGAAAAGACGGGATTTGACAAACTGGGCATGCATGTGCGAGACAATGAGCAG GCTTTGTGTGAACTTGTTAGGTGCAACTACAACACCCACGAGGCACTCGAGCAATACTGTAGCCACCTAAAGTCCTCGAAAG AAAAATCACCGCCATGGTCGGAGGAGGAGtgcaagaactttgaacatgcacTGCAGATGTACGACAAGAACTTTCACCTCATACAGAAACACAAA GTCTCAACGCGGACAGTAGCAGAATGTGTGGCGTTTTACTACATGTGGAAGAAGTCTGAGCGCTTTGACTTCTTTGTGCAGCAGAATCGCTTTGGGAAGAAAAAGTACAGCAGCTACCCTGGTGTAAC GGACCTGATGGACAGGCTTGTGGATGAAGCGGAGGGCCTGGCCGTTGACAGCTCGTCCTCTGTCTGCTCGGGAGGCGGCGGAGGAGGGAGGCTGGAAGCGACGACGGAACAGCAGCTCAGCCTGCTCAACTCCATCACTGCCAGCGATCTCAcag CGCTGAGCAACGGCGTGGCGACCGTGTGCAGCCCAGCAGAGGTGTTGGAGTCGTACACCTTCCCCCCCCTGGAGTCTCTCCACCGCGCCTCCCTCAGCCACGACGAGCCGCTCGGCTTCCCTTCCAACGGCGCCGACTCCGACTGTCTCAACATGCTGGACGCCGGCTTCTACCACTCGGACCTGGGCCAGCTGGGCGGCGTGTGCGTCAACAAAGACTGCGAGCGTCCCTCCAAGAGACTCAAGATGGCGCTGCCGGACTCCTTTATCGGCGACGTCTCCGTAAGCAACCTCGGCGTGGACTTTGAAGCCCGCCGGACGCCGTCGCACCACCACCGCATAACCTCCGCCAAAATGGCCGTGTCGGTAACGGACTTCGGGAGCTTGGCGGCCGGCGGCGAGCCCAACGGCTTCTTGGGGGCGCACGCACGCCATCACACGCAGCACGCTGCAGCACTTCAGTCAGAGTGA
- the mier3b gene encoding mesoderm induction early response protein 3 isoform X3, with the protein MAEACLGSSSPVGSLSSEDHDFDPTAEMLVHEYDDERTLEEEESLEGGGNIRSEIADLEKEGNMPLEELLAMYRYEASAGSSIDSSSGDLTDELPDMTLDKEEIAKDLLSGDYEEETQSSADDLTPSVTSHETTDFFPRTLRSNAISDGDKDSECDDDGPSPEDSRKEIMVGAEYQAEVPSTVCYYTEGQKVYEDDDELMWSPGALPESKVKCFLTDVLSRTSGEKTGFDKLGMHVRDNEQALCELVRCNYNTHEALEQYCSHLKSSKEKSPPWSEEECKNFEHALQMYDKNFHLIQKHKVSTRTVAECVAFYYMWKKSERFDFFVQQNRFGKKKYSSYPGVTDLMDRLVDEAEGLAVDSSSSVCSGGGGGGRLEATTEQQLSLLNSITASDLTALSNGVATVCSPAEVLESYTFPPLESLHRASLSHDEPLGFPSNGADSDCLNMLDAGFYHSDLGQLGGVCVNKDCERPSKRLKMALPDSFIGDVSVSNLGVDFEARRTPSHHHRITSAKMAVSVTDFGSLAAGGEPNGFLGAHARHHTQHAAALQSE; encoded by the exons ATGGCGGAG GCTTGCCTTGGGAGTTCAAGTCCAG TTGGCTCTTTGTCGTCAGAAGATCATGACTTTGACCCAACTGCAGAAATGCTAGTCCATGAGTACGATGATGAGAGGACTCTGGAGGAGGAAGAGTCTCTTGAAGGAGGGGGGAATATCAGATCTGAGATTGCAGATCTGGAGAAG GAGGGTAATATGCCTTTGGAGGAGCTGTTGGCCATGTACCGCTACGAGGCGTCAGCTGGGTCCAGTATAGACAGCTCCTCTGGAGACCTCACAGACGAGCTGCCCGACATGACTTTAGACAAG GAGGAAATTGCTAAAGACTTGTTGTCTGGTGATTACGAGGAGGAGACACAGTCTTCGGCTGATGATCTCACCCCCTCGGTCACCTCCCATGAAACCACCGATTTCTTCCCTCGGACTCTTCGAT CCAATGCAATCTCTGATGGGGATAAAGATTCAGAGTGTGACGACGATGGCCCAAGTCCAGAAGACTCCAGAAAG GAAATAATGGTGGGAGCAGAGTACCAAGCAGAGGTTCCTTCCACTGTCTGCTACTACACAGAAGGACAGAAAG tgtatgaagatgatgatgagttAATGTGGAGTCCAGGTGCATTGCCTGAGAGCAAGGTCAAGTGTTTCCTAACTGATGTGCTGTCTCGAACGAGCGGCGAAAAGACGGGATTTGACAAACTGGGCATGCATGTGCGAGACAATGAGCAG GCTTTGTGTGAACTTGTTAGGTGCAACTACAACACCCACGAGGCACTCGAGCAATACTGTAGCCACCTAAAGTCCTCGAAAG AAAAATCACCGCCATGGTCGGAGGAGGAGtgcaagaactttgaacatgcacTGCAGATGTACGACAAGAACTTTCACCTCATACAGAAACACAAA GTCTCAACGCGGACAGTAGCAGAATGTGTGGCGTTTTACTACATGTGGAAGAAGTCTGAGCGCTTTGACTTCTTTGTGCAGCAGAATCGCTTTGGGAAGAAAAAGTACAGCAGCTACCCTGGTGTAAC GGACCTGATGGACAGGCTTGTGGATGAAGCGGAGGGCCTGGCCGTTGACAGCTCGTCCTCTGTCTGCTCGGGAGGCGGCGGAGGAGGGAGGCTGGAAGCGACGACGGAACAGCAGCTCAGCCTGCTCAACTCCATCACTGCCAGCGATCTCAcag CGCTGAGCAACGGCGTGGCGACCGTGTGCAGCCCAGCAGAGGTGTTGGAGTCGTACACCTTCCCCCCCCTGGAGTCTCTCCACCGCGCCTCCCTCAGCCACGACGAGCCGCTCGGCTTCCCTTCCAACGGCGCCGACTCCGACTGTCTCAACATGCTGGACGCCGGCTTCTACCACTCGGACCTGGGCCAGCTGGGCGGCGTGTGCGTCAACAAAGACTGCGAGCGTCCCTCCAAGAGACTCAAGATGGCGCTGCCGGACTCCTTTATCGGCGACGTCTCCGTAAGCAACCTCGGCGTGGACTTTGAAGCCCGCCGGACGCCGTCGCACCACCACCGCATAACCTCCGCCAAAATGGCCGTGTCGGTAACGGACTTCGGGAGCTTGGCGGCCGGCGGCGAGCCCAACGGCTTCTTGGGGGCGCACGCACGCCATCACACGCAGCACGCTGCAGCACTTCAGTCAGAGTGA
- the mier3b gene encoding mesoderm induction early response protein 3 isoform X1, with amino-acid sequence MTGWFSLLRSSAQAQVTVLHQGNTGDLSYKACLGSSSPVGSLSSEDHDFDPTAEMLVHEYDDERTLEEEESLEGGGNIRSEIADLEKEGNMPLEELLAMYRYEASAGSSIDSSSGDLTDELPDMTLDKEEIAKDLLSGDYEEETQSSADDLTPSVTSHETTDFFPRTLRSNAISDGDKDSECDDDGPSPEDSRKEIMVGAEYQAEVPSTVCYYTEGQKVYEDDDELMWSPGALPESKVKCFLTDVLSRTSGEKTGFDKLGMHVRDNEQALCELVRCNYNTHEALEQYCSHLKSSKEKSPPWSEEECKNFEHALQMYDKNFHLIQKHKVSTRTVAECVAFYYMWKKSERFDFFVQQNRFGKKKYSSYPGVTDLMDRLVDEAEGLAVDSSSSVCSGGGGGGRLEATTEQQLSLLNSITASDLTALSNGVATVCSPAEVLESYTFPPLESLHRASLSHDEPLGFPSNGADSDCLNMLDAGFYHSDLGQLGGVCVNKDCERPSKRLKMALPDSFIGDVSVSNLGVDFEARRTPSHHHRITSAKMAVSVTDFGSLAAGGEPNGFLGAHARHHTQHAAALQSE; translated from the exons GCTTGCCTTGGGAGTTCAAGTCCAG TTGGCTCTTTGTCGTCAGAAGATCATGACTTTGACCCAACTGCAGAAATGCTAGTCCATGAGTACGATGATGAGAGGACTCTGGAGGAGGAAGAGTCTCTTGAAGGAGGGGGGAATATCAGATCTGAGATTGCAGATCTGGAGAAG GAGGGTAATATGCCTTTGGAGGAGCTGTTGGCCATGTACCGCTACGAGGCGTCAGCTGGGTCCAGTATAGACAGCTCCTCTGGAGACCTCACAGACGAGCTGCCCGACATGACTTTAGACAAG GAGGAAATTGCTAAAGACTTGTTGTCTGGTGATTACGAGGAGGAGACACAGTCTTCGGCTGATGATCTCACCCCCTCGGTCACCTCCCATGAAACCACCGATTTCTTCCCTCGGACTCTTCGAT CCAATGCAATCTCTGATGGGGATAAAGATTCAGAGTGTGACGACGATGGCCCAAGTCCAGAAGACTCCAGAAAG GAAATAATGGTGGGAGCAGAGTACCAAGCAGAGGTTCCTTCCACTGTCTGCTACTACACAGAAGGACAGAAAG tgtatgaagatgatgatgagttAATGTGGAGTCCAGGTGCATTGCCTGAGAGCAAGGTCAAGTGTTTCCTAACTGATGTGCTGTCTCGAACGAGCGGCGAAAAGACGGGATTTGACAAACTGGGCATGCATGTGCGAGACAATGAGCAG GCTTTGTGTGAACTTGTTAGGTGCAACTACAACACCCACGAGGCACTCGAGCAATACTGTAGCCACCTAAAGTCCTCGAAAG AAAAATCACCGCCATGGTCGGAGGAGGAGtgcaagaactttgaacatgcacTGCAGATGTACGACAAGAACTTTCACCTCATACAGAAACACAAA GTCTCAACGCGGACAGTAGCAGAATGTGTGGCGTTTTACTACATGTGGAAGAAGTCTGAGCGCTTTGACTTCTTTGTGCAGCAGAATCGCTTTGGGAAGAAAAAGTACAGCAGCTACCCTGGTGTAAC GGACCTGATGGACAGGCTTGTGGATGAAGCGGAGGGCCTGGCCGTTGACAGCTCGTCCTCTGTCTGCTCGGGAGGCGGCGGAGGAGGGAGGCTGGAAGCGACGACGGAACAGCAGCTCAGCCTGCTCAACTCCATCACTGCCAGCGATCTCAcag CGCTGAGCAACGGCGTGGCGACCGTGTGCAGCCCAGCAGAGGTGTTGGAGTCGTACACCTTCCCCCCCCTGGAGTCTCTCCACCGCGCCTCCCTCAGCCACGACGAGCCGCTCGGCTTCCCTTCCAACGGCGCCGACTCCGACTGTCTCAACATGCTGGACGCCGGCTTCTACCACTCGGACCTGGGCCAGCTGGGCGGCGTGTGCGTCAACAAAGACTGCGAGCGTCCCTCCAAGAGACTCAAGATGGCGCTGCCGGACTCCTTTATCGGCGACGTCTCCGTAAGCAACCTCGGCGTGGACTTTGAAGCCCGCCGGACGCCGTCGCACCACCACCGCATAACCTCCGCCAAAATGGCCGTGTCGGTAACGGACTTCGGGAGCTTGGCGGCCGGCGGCGAGCCCAACGGCTTCTTGGGGGCGCACGCACGCCATCACACGCAGCACGCTGCAGCACTTCAGTCAGAGTGA
- the mier3b gene encoding mesoderm induction early response protein 3 isoform X2 has translation MQNGLRQGVQACLGSSSPVGSLSSEDHDFDPTAEMLVHEYDDERTLEEEESLEGGGNIRSEIADLEKEGNMPLEELLAMYRYEASAGSSIDSSSGDLTDELPDMTLDKEEIAKDLLSGDYEEETQSSADDLTPSVTSHETTDFFPRTLRSNAISDGDKDSECDDDGPSPEDSRKEIMVGAEYQAEVPSTVCYYTEGQKVYEDDDELMWSPGALPESKVKCFLTDVLSRTSGEKTGFDKLGMHVRDNEQALCELVRCNYNTHEALEQYCSHLKSSKEKSPPWSEEECKNFEHALQMYDKNFHLIQKHKVSTRTVAECVAFYYMWKKSERFDFFVQQNRFGKKKYSSYPGVTDLMDRLVDEAEGLAVDSSSSVCSGGGGGGRLEATTEQQLSLLNSITASDLTALSNGVATVCSPAEVLESYTFPPLESLHRASLSHDEPLGFPSNGADSDCLNMLDAGFYHSDLGQLGGVCVNKDCERPSKRLKMALPDSFIGDVSVSNLGVDFEARRTPSHHHRITSAKMAVSVTDFGSLAAGGEPNGFLGAHARHHTQHAAALQSE, from the exons GCTTGCCTTGGGAGTTCAAGTCCAG TTGGCTCTTTGTCGTCAGAAGATCATGACTTTGACCCAACTGCAGAAATGCTAGTCCATGAGTACGATGATGAGAGGACTCTGGAGGAGGAAGAGTCTCTTGAAGGAGGGGGGAATATCAGATCTGAGATTGCAGATCTGGAGAAG GAGGGTAATATGCCTTTGGAGGAGCTGTTGGCCATGTACCGCTACGAGGCGTCAGCTGGGTCCAGTATAGACAGCTCCTCTGGAGACCTCACAGACGAGCTGCCCGACATGACTTTAGACAAG GAGGAAATTGCTAAAGACTTGTTGTCTGGTGATTACGAGGAGGAGACACAGTCTTCGGCTGATGATCTCACCCCCTCGGTCACCTCCCATGAAACCACCGATTTCTTCCCTCGGACTCTTCGAT CCAATGCAATCTCTGATGGGGATAAAGATTCAGAGTGTGACGACGATGGCCCAAGTCCAGAAGACTCCAGAAAG GAAATAATGGTGGGAGCAGAGTACCAAGCAGAGGTTCCTTCCACTGTCTGCTACTACACAGAAGGACAGAAAG tgtatgaagatgatgatgagttAATGTGGAGTCCAGGTGCATTGCCTGAGAGCAAGGTCAAGTGTTTCCTAACTGATGTGCTGTCTCGAACGAGCGGCGAAAAGACGGGATTTGACAAACTGGGCATGCATGTGCGAGACAATGAGCAG GCTTTGTGTGAACTTGTTAGGTGCAACTACAACACCCACGAGGCACTCGAGCAATACTGTAGCCACCTAAAGTCCTCGAAAG AAAAATCACCGCCATGGTCGGAGGAGGAGtgcaagaactttgaacatgcacTGCAGATGTACGACAAGAACTTTCACCTCATACAGAAACACAAA GTCTCAACGCGGACAGTAGCAGAATGTGTGGCGTTTTACTACATGTGGAAGAAGTCTGAGCGCTTTGACTTCTTTGTGCAGCAGAATCGCTTTGGGAAGAAAAAGTACAGCAGCTACCCTGGTGTAAC GGACCTGATGGACAGGCTTGTGGATGAAGCGGAGGGCCTGGCCGTTGACAGCTCGTCCTCTGTCTGCTCGGGAGGCGGCGGAGGAGGGAGGCTGGAAGCGACGACGGAACAGCAGCTCAGCCTGCTCAACTCCATCACTGCCAGCGATCTCAcag CGCTGAGCAACGGCGTGGCGACCGTGTGCAGCCCAGCAGAGGTGTTGGAGTCGTACACCTTCCCCCCCCTGGAGTCTCTCCACCGCGCCTCCCTCAGCCACGACGAGCCGCTCGGCTTCCCTTCCAACGGCGCCGACTCCGACTGTCTCAACATGCTGGACGCCGGCTTCTACCACTCGGACCTGGGCCAGCTGGGCGGCGTGTGCGTCAACAAAGACTGCGAGCGTCCCTCCAAGAGACTCAAGATGGCGCTGCCGGACTCCTTTATCGGCGACGTCTCCGTAAGCAACCTCGGCGTGGACTTTGAAGCCCGCCGGACGCCGTCGCACCACCACCGCATAACCTCCGCCAAAATGGCCGTGTCGGTAACGGACTTCGGGAGCTTGGCGGCCGGCGGCGAGCCCAACGGCTTCTTGGGGGCGCACGCACGCCATCACACGCAGCACGCTGCAGCACTTCAGTCAGAGTGA